A window of Terriglobia bacterium genomic DNA:
GAGTGAAGAGGCCGGCGCGGCGTGCGCCGGCCTTGTTATGTCTGCGCGAGGTCGCAGCTTCTCCTACTGCGCCGCTCCTGGCGTCCCCCGGACATGTCCGCTGACATCGGCTCGGTTCAGCGCGGCCTGGTCCGGGTGATATCGCAAGTACCCGATTCCCACACGCATGTGATGATGAATCGCGTTCGGAATGGACACGGCGATGCAGAGTCCGAGAATGCCATGGACAATCCCCAGAACATAGAGGTTGCGGTACTTCAGGAACAAAAGGCAGGCGACAACACCCCAAAACATGGTCGCCACCGTGAGCAGCGGATTGGGAACGTGAGCCGTGGCAAACAGAGCGGCTGCTGTGAATACGGCGGCCGTTCGCGTCGGCAGAAGCCGAACCAGCCGCAACAGGAAGAAATCCTGCAGGACAAACTGCTGCATGAGTGCCCAGATCATATAGCCCCACATGTGCCGCCCCACAGGCACTGGCCCATAGAGAGGATGCAGTGCGCTATACCAGGTTGAGATCAGCAGGTCTAAGCTGGCGAATGCGAGCGCAATCCCGAGGATCCACAGCGAACTGGGTAATCCGGACAG
This region includes:
- a CDS encoding CPBP family intramembrane glutamate endopeptidase, with translation MDCYPGRQLDDTAKTVIGLLTSNFAVIYSSQGTRRDLIEVSVGYALILIAVWTPLHVERIIFWLAFSWIVSTVLLARNDRDMLGLGLSGLPSSLWILGIALAFASLDLLISTWYSALHPLYGPVPVGRHMWGYMIWALMQQFVLQDFFLLRLVRLLPTRTAAVFTAAALFATAHVPNPLLTVATMFWGVVACLLFLKYRNLYVLGIVHGILGLCIAVSIPNAIHHHMRVGIGYLRYHPDQAALNRADVSGHVRGTPGAAQ